The Rosa chinensis cultivar Old Blush chromosome 7, RchiOBHm-V2, whole genome shotgun sequence DNA segment TTCATTTCTTTTATTGCGAAAAAATATTTTACTAATATAGTCAAGAAGACTGTTTTGAAAcgattttaaaatataaaattacatCGATGTCAATAACCATTTTAatagatagaaattttatttagaAATTTTGTATGTTTTATATTTTCTACTTGTGCCCCAGTAAACTTAAagttctggctccgccactggcgACAAATAGTGGTGATCGAGCATGTAAATCTGAGATATTATGGTTGCACCAAAATTATATATGTTTGAACCAAAATAGTGAAAATACAATCCGAACAGTATGAGCGGCTTTGGAATTTTGATAATGACACGTACATTCTTCAGTCATGTTTAAGTTTTACATAAGGCTTCAGTTATCTAGGTACTAATCTCTAAGAATCATTTTAacagacaaatttttttttttaattatattttatgaaATCTCAAGCGAGAGAagtttatttataaaaaaaaatagttaaaaagTGATTGGAGGTAGGGAAGGCATGTAAAGAGTAACACACCCATCTTTCTAACAAAAAGAACtcaaattaacaaaataaaaaattagaaagaccCAACATATCCCTATTACAGTGACTAACAATAAAATCAAGAGTTGAATCCGGCCTATCAAGTAAACCTATCTGAAGAAGGACCATAATTAACAAGAGCATCAGTAGCTATATTAAATAAAATTCTCTGATTGTTTTGCAAGTGTTCTCTTGCTATGATCAGAAATGAAAAGGCTAGGGTTATTTTGCGGTAGAGTTCCTTCAATTTTGGTGCGGTGTTTGGGTTTAATCTTGTTATGGATGTACTTAACTAGTTGTGGAAACAACTAGTTTGTTATTACAGCTACAATGGTTCATGACTCAAATAATTGTTTGTACGTTGACCAAttacattaggattcctaatgtCAATTAGAATAGTTTATTCCAGTAAAAAAAAGGAATAGATTTGCTACTATCCTAAACTTTTTAGGATTAAGACTATCCTAAACGTTTTAGGATTAAGCATGTACATAATACACACTGCATCCATCACTCAAATCTCTATATATAGACATCCATCGCACACAATAATACAAACACGTTCTCTCTTTTTTAAGCTTTCTTCATATATTCAAGAAGAAATCATATACGTGCAATGGCTATGGCTACAAAATGTGAGGGTCCAACGATTGGTATCGACCTCGGAACAACTTACTCGTGTGTGGGAGTTTGGCAACACGGTCGTGTTGAGATTATAGCTAATGATCAGGGCAATAGAACAACACCGTCTTACGTTGCTTTTACGAACAATGGGCGTTTAATTGGTGATGCAGCCAAGAATCAAGTATCCAAGAACCCCACCAACACTGTATTTGGTGAGTTTATTCTTAGTCTCCATGaaaactttattttattttatttttatttttaaagctTTTGCAGCCATGCATGTTAAATTACTTATGTTTTTATCTAAATTATAATTTAGATGCAAAGCGCTTGATCGGTAGGAAATTCAGCGATGCCTCTGTTAGGAGTGACATGAAGTTGTGGCCTTTCAAGGTTCGTGGTGTCGGGGATAAACCCATGATTGTAGTTAACTACAAGAATGTTGAGAAAAAATTTGCTGCTGAAGAGATATCTTCCATGATTCTCGTTAAGATGCGTGAAATAGCAGAAGCCTACATCGGATCGACAGTAAATAATGCTGTTGTAACTGTTCCAGCATACTTCAATGATTTTCAACGTCAGGCCACAAAGGATGCCGGTGTAATTGCAGGGATGAATATTATCCGTATCATCAATGAGCCAACCGCTGCCGCCATTGCCTATGGTCTTGACAGAAAGGGAAATACTGTTGGCGGAAAGAACGTTCTTATATTTGATCTTGGTGGTGGTACATTCGACGTTTCCCTTCTCAAGATTGAAGAGGgaatttttgaggtgaaagctACAGCTGGAGATACTCATCTTGGAGGTGAAGATTTTGACAATAGAATGGTGAATCATTTCGTACAAGAGTTCAAGAGAAAACATGAAAAAGATATCAGTAAGAACCCCAAAGCACTAAGGAGATTGAAAACATCTTGTGAAAGAGCAAAGAGAACTCTTTCTTCTACCGCTCAAACTACCATTGAGATTGATTCTTTATTTGAAGATATTGACTTTTACACGACAATAACAAGAGCAAAATTTGAGGATATCAACATGGATCTCTTTGTAAAATGTATGGAGCCTGTGGACAAGTGTTTGAGAGATGCTAAAATGGACAAAAGCATTGTTCATGATGTTGTTCTCGTTGGGGGATCTACTAGAATCCCAAAAATACGACAACTATTACAAGATCTTTTTAATGGTAAGGAGCTTTGCAAGAGCATCAATCCTGATGAAGCGGTTGCATATGGTGCGACCGTACAAGCTGCAATTTTGAGCATTGAGGGATATAATGAGAAAGTTCAAGACTTGCTATTGTTGGATGTCACTCCACTTACTCTTGGTTGCGAGGATTATAAAGGACATATGACTATTGTTGTCCCAAGAAACACTACCATCCCTACCAAGAAACAACGATCTGTCACAACCGTCGTAACTGCACAATCATGTATCCAGTTTGATGTGTATGAGGGGGAAAGCCCAATAGCCAAACAGAACAGATTGTTGGGTACATTTGAGCTTTCACACATCCGTCCTGCTTCAAAGCGTGTTCCTGATATCAGCATTTGCTTTGAGATTGATGCCAATGGAATCTTGATTGTCTCCGCCGAGGAAAAATCAACAAATAATAAGAGCAAGATCACAATCACCAATAACATCAAAGGCAGTTTATGCAAGGAGGAAATTGAGAAGATGGTCGATAAGGCAAAGAAGTACATGTCCGATGACGATGATTATAAGAAGAAAACGGAGGC contains these protein-coding regions:
- the LOC112177532 gene encoding heat shock cognate 70 kDa protein; its protein translation is MATKCEGPTIGIDLGTTYSCVGVWQHGRVEIIANDQGNRTTPSYVAFTNNGRLIGDAAKNQVSKNPTNTVFDAKRLIGRKFSDASVRSDMKLWPFKVRGVGDKPMIVVNYKNVEKKFAAEEISSMILVKMREIAEAYIGSTVNNAVVTVPAYFNDFQRQATKDAGVIAGMNIIRIINEPTAAAIAYGLDRKGNTVGGKNVLIFDLGGGTFDVSLLKIEEGIFEVKATAGDTHLGGEDFDNRMVNHFVQEFKRKHEKDISKNPKALRRLKTSCERAKRTLSSTAQTTIEIDSLFEDIDFYTTITRAKFEDINMDLFVKCMEPVDKCLRDAKMDKSIVHDVVLVGGSTRIPKIRQLLQDLFNGKELCKSINPDEAVAYGATVQAAILSIEGYNEKVQDLLLLDVTPLTLGCEDYKGHMTIVVPRNTTIPTKKQRSVTTVVTAQSCIQFDVYEGESPIAKQNRLLGTFELSHIRPASKRVPDISICFEIDANGILIVSAEEKSTNNKSKITITNNIKGSLCKEEIEKMVDKAKKYMSDDDDYKKKTEAMVALENYATNKMDTVHNRSNLNQEDKKRIVDAVEKVIEWLDENENHLAECEEYEDKLKKLDNLCSPILNDKNE